The genomic DNA GACCAATATCTTTATTATAGTGTAGTGGTtaccaaacttttcacagttccgtaccccttcagacatttaacctgcaGCTATGTACTCCCTACCGCTGCACACTtcaaaaatcataataatgtcatgcagcatttttcaaccttggggtcgcctggaatgtctaataatttataataataataaaaagtctgtcaatgtattttaaaatgttttttttattattatttttaaaattataacaccacacacaaaactaatttaaacaactgtactttcactttctcaaatataaaccTAGTTAAAAGAAATCGCTgtttaaaaatatctgagctggcccATCTCTGTGCATTAATCcttgcaacaacaaacattatcaaaagctcattctggaaagaaaataaaagtctaTTGAGAcgccaaaaatgtgtgatattaaaatgaggtcacgactcaaaaaggttgggaaccactgatgtaatgtcatatacaatgaagccctacagtgaaatttgtttcTGAATTtaacctatcctgttgaggaacaacatataatacttaaaaaaagaataataatctgtaaccatgggtaCGGTCTTACATCGgctaatttgtggcaatgcatgtatatattctagtttccaatttttgttttttttttattcatgtaccccctgtgataatttgcgtacccctgggggtacccgtaccccactttgggaaccaagATGGATTTGCAAACAGCAGTTTGTTACAAGTgtattatattgtgaaccagcagggggcagcatCACAATAACAGCGTCTACGTAGCCTCGCTAGTGCAGAGAAGAAGAATGTGTTccgctttgttttttttgatgtatttatcATCAGTTAGTAGTGTTTGTGAGTGTATTCACTAAATAGTTAGCTGTTAGTTAGTGGGTGAAGCCACAGAAACACTGATGGCCTTCCCTCTTCCTCTATGGCTGGCGGTGCAGGACGAGCTGCTGCGGTGTGAGGAAGactctggttctggttctggttctggtcctggttctggtccCAGGAGCTGCTTTGACTCCTTCGATGATGAAGCTCTGTTTGAGCTCGTGCACCTCAACAGACCCTGCGCCGCTTTCATCACAGACGCGGTCCGGAGCCACTTACAGGCGGACAAGTCCCCCCTGTCCGTGGAGTCCATGGTCCTGGTGGCCCTCAACTACTACGCCCACGGGGTTTTATCCACCACGGCGCTGCAGAAAGTAGGGCTGAACAAAACCGAGTGTCTCACCACGGTGGTGAGCACCGTGTCCGAGGTGATCGCAGCGATGGCGGATCAGTTCATTTCGTTCCCGATGACCGACGACGCCAGGTGCAGGGTCGCCTCCAGGACCAAGGACTTCTGTGGGATCCCCAACCTGCTGGGGATCCTGGCCCCGGCTCACTTTAAGATCAGAGCCTCTCCCTATGAGATCAACGCCTTCAGGTCATTCATCAACTGCCAGGGCTTCACATCGGTAGTGAGTCAGATCATATGTGACTGTGATGGGAACATACTGAGTGTAGAGAAATGCTGTGCAGGCAGAGAAAATGAGCTGGACATGTGGGAGGCATCGCTGAAGCAGAAAGAGATGGAGGAAGGTTTGCATGGATCATTCAGGCTGATTGGTAagatcatccatccatcagtactgtagtaggggtgtgcattaccatgaatctgacgatatgatacgatatatcccaataaatCCCAATACTTAACAATAggatatacattgcaatatttATAATAGTGCATGGACCAATCTTGATATTTTTCGTCAAACTGACgacatacgatataaatcttgatattttcgactcaataaagtcttaccaaagagacaattctgggttaaatttgttgacGCAAAGTGCCACAcagtcacatttattaacaaacagctgcacaatatgtgccacttttggctttttctcctataagggacagcacgtgtgagtgagttctgtagtgtggcttatttaggggaaggtctggttcaggaaatccatctaactgtgctgtTCACGCTGTTCTGAGACGTAGCagaagcagcgactcctaaaattactattttaatacaaaataagctgaaTGGGTTATGTaatttaaacagtttaaactggcaaataatgggcgtgacaaattgtgaattgtAGTGCTGAACGATGAATTGCATTTGCGATGTCGCGATAACATAAAACGTGATTTTCTAAtcacaaaggctgcaattttttacattttttttccttgtactgtcctgttaagttcagagagtgttcaAGAAGTGCCGTCGTCCACATGttcacatgtttcatgaaacatgaagttagttagatatgttgaagaggtaaatcCACAAATtggtttgctttattgttgtaatctgtgctttaatatttacatcttatgaaacagattgatttattgcttgtgttcattgaaaaatacatgacaagaggcccttgaaaaaataatcgcatattaaattgaaatcgcaattagattattttccaaaattgttcagccctagcaaattggcaaaaataatcatgaaatatggtgacaataatgggtcaacatatgcaatattaggtggaaaagtggtggaaagggtttataagtgctgaagatatcttgaaagtggaaaaaatgtgccgaaaaggcattgaaatttgatggagaagtgtcagaaatgggagtagtgtagcaaaaatgcattaaaaggagcaaaaatatggtaagaaaaagtgatgaaaataggttaaaatatggtaagtttggtgtagttgcagaaaaatatgtataaataagtaaaaatgtattcttggtttcttgaaggcatctggggagggaaaataaataacaagGCAATTGATACTTGAATCTAGTGTTGACTCAGCATCTTCAATGTGTCTAACTAACGCTGTGTGTATTCTCTGGTGTGTTACGTTGCAGGCGGGCATAGCTACTACAAAAGCAAACACGTTCTGACTCCCGTGTTGGAACCTTCCTCTAGAGGGGAGTACCGTTTCAACGCGGCCCACGGTAAGCTGCACAACGTCATGCTGGCAGCGATCAGTGAAATGAAGAGGCGCTTCGAGTGTTTAATGCAGCTCGGCTTCGCGCACGAAGGCTCCTTGAACAAAAAGTCCATCATCATCAAGTCGTGCTGCGTGCTGCACAACATCGCCAAAAAGTTCTCTGTCCCATCCCTGCCGGTGGCGGGGGAAATATTCCCCCAGTGGACGGGGAAGCAGTATTCACTGGGGGAAATGAACCCTGAGATCCTGAAGGTGAGGCAGGAAGTGATCGCTAGTAACTTCTCTTACTGTGACAGCGAATGGGACAGAATaaccacagaagaagaggaGCAGTGACTTGTTTCATCGTCTATCAACATGAACTTTATTTCACCTTTATcgacaattaaaaaacaatccaAACAGCGTTTTGTCAGCAGGAGTGTGAaaggaatgaaaacatgaaagtTAAATGAATGTGAAGTGtgcattaaaatacagtaaaactaATCCATGTAGTCATGATTTTTGATACAGTTTACAGAAACATACAGCATGTAGATCACGTTtgggtttatttttacattaagtGCTTTAGAAATGAGTGCAAACAGTGGACCAGGCGATGGTTTTTCTCTCTAAACTAACGAAGCTCCTTTAGTGCGGTGGCGTTGACGTAAATCGTGTCTACGTTCTCGTATATGCCTTCGTTGCTCCTCTGCGTCGGCTGCAGGTAGTCCATGATGCACTGGTGCAGGAACACGTACTGCGACTGCAAAGGGACacagagtttatttatttatccgtGAGTTCTCCTCCCGATGGCTGCTGGTTTACCTCCGTCTGCACCATGTGGGGTCGATGGAGCCTCATCTTGTGAACAAACGCATTGATTCCCACGGCTCGTTCCTTctgcagctgctgcagcagaACGTCCAGGGCGATGATGGTGCCTGTTCTCCCCACTCCAgcactgacacacacatacacacataaacatCAGTCTGTCCTTCAGCTTTTTACTCTACGTCAGAGCGCAAACCTATCACTGGATActaatttttgtaaattttcctcATAGTAATTCagctttttgtgtgtattgaAATACATTAAATTGATTTCTAAAAAGTTTTTGTACATTCGCAGCAAGGAAACACTTTTATCTCAATTTAAACACTACATCTATTTACATTATTGCCAAAAAATCTTTTATAATACTGTTGATTTCTTTTTGAGATGTAGGAAAGCAGTGAGCTTGCAAACCTTTTTACGAGCACGAATCAGTTTTGCTAGAGAtgtctcgcaaaatgtgttgcaaaactcaagcagcgcagattcacacgagaaaagtagtttgtgcatctgtagcggcagattggagaagttgtaaccggagagttgtagttgtaaacgatcatttttacacaattaattgaaaaaaaaagtgaataaatgttggattacaagtttgcagctgtaattttatgtgtaaatatcagtctctaaatttttttcccatcatttgtgacattaaatttatttcacgtgtgtgtagattttttatacacaagctcacatcacattttgcaacatgtACCTTCAtaagctctcctgtgaatatctaacttgtaccatgatgtagtgaccactggagccatgtaggtggcagcagcgcacctttggatgagagatcacccatgatgGGCAGAGGAAAAGGAAAGGAGTTAACGAGATAGGAAATGgcactacgagagttgatgctgaagctcaCAGCAGAGTCGCAcacgaccagagcatgtgtggaactaagtggacgattgagagtgtcgtgatggtgagagaaaacggtcaaaaaacggggcaagcggtgacactcggcacatccgggagaaggaggaagttgcgtgtgtggagaatgacgggggagagacttggaggaacgcaaAATACAGTAAGCGAACCATTCAGttctgacctagatagcaaaataataataataatgttgccatcaaaagcccggtttcagtcttgtttttgtagttttatagaaggaaactaatgtttgtgtcattaaagaaaaagaaaatgtttaaaagtcACGACTagcttttttcagaaaaagacgtttttctcagctttttgtcacaaactggcgatttgtgtatAACTtacctctattcaactgctgattacggaagaacgaaacaggctagaaacaaaattattctgatctttcagatttcagattgtcagtACAACATATTccgtgggtctttaaaaatcagtgaaaatcaccTAAAACACCTCGCAATATGTGGTTgtctgctctgaaaatggctggcagctgtttgttaataaatgcatctgtgtggcattttgcatcagcagatTTAACCTAGAAATTGTGTTTATGGTCAGacgtaattttaaataaacttgtAGAAACGTGCGAGGAGTCCACAGTGAGTCTTTAGTTGGTTTATTCACAACTTCACAACGTGACTGTATCTGTAGAACTACTTGCATGGGATACTTTTCTTCCGAGAGGTGGACCATGCGCACTGTTGACCAGTACGGCAAGCGATGAAGCACAATCATAACAGAATGATTTACACTTATCAAGATTAATAATATCGTATATCGTTATTTTGAGAAAACGAtaagagttttggtccatatcacccagccctataaaaccctatattttttcatctctcaagtaccccctgtagtgacaTTGCGTACCCCTGTTTTGGAACCACTGTGCGTTTCGGTGCGTTACCTGCAGTGAACCACAGTGGGTGTTCCTGTTGCTTCTCTTTCTATGTGCTGCCTCATCAGTTCTCTGAACAGGATCAGGATTTCTGTGCCCTGCGGGACTCCGTGATCAGGCCACACTGTGAAGTGGAAGTGTTTCAGCGTGCGTTCCTCCGACGTGCTTTTCTATGCAGAACAACATTTATACAGAGAAGTTCAGTCACCGCGTGGATGTGTTTCCACGATATTTAATTATCAAATAATAGGTGGGGGACATCTAAGTTAAGAAAGTATCCACATTCTAGCTGTAGAGTTCAGGTGAAGTGTGTGGCATATAACTATagatcaggggccaaatacagaccagttttattgcaagtgagccacagattttatgtgggaaaacaagaaatatcaacaataatatgccctactttgcacttccacgtttAAATGATATgaaaagtatgtaaggcaccaacaatatctaagcaataagttaCATATCACCtaaatttacttgattttgtgGAGGATTTTTTATCCACTTTGGGGAAACTTTGTGGAAAAATGGCATAAAAATTAAGAATTCTATCAACAATTTGCATTTCAGAATGACTGCCATcacatgatataaatatatgataTACCCATTGAATATAAACATGTGAGCCCTTTGCAAATATTGTCAAGTTAATATCTACAATCGGATTAATTGATTATTTACATTGTACACATTgattctaaatgtttttttctgtcgatttttactgtctcctgcgGGCCATAATGGATGCTCTAAGGGGCCGtaattggcccccgggccttgagtttgacccTTATGCTGTAGATGgtccaaatttaaaaaacaaacaaaagatttATACGTGTTTAAGGCTGAATTCCCGTAAAGTCCAGTTAATGTCCTGTTGCTCATATCTGTGGGTGACCAGCTGCTCTCCGTACAGCAGAGACTGGTTCCTGTCAGGCCAATACTTCTCACACTTTATCTGGGGAAAGGAAACATTATTATGAGTACAGTATATATGGAATAAGAAGAATGATCAAAGTCATTCATCGTTTTTGTtgctgataaataaataaacacacgtGACTGAGAGGCAGTAAATCCTTCCTGGTTTGCAGGAAACGTACCTTTCCTCTCTCGTTGCAGTTGGTTACCATGACGATGCCTTTCACTCTTTGTTCCCAGATCATTCTCCAGAAATCGTTGACGGTTGATGGAAGAGGACCCTGAGTGGCAATGAActctctgttgctgttgtaaccCTAAAACACATTTGCAGGAGAAACTACATGACCATAAATCAGATCGATCCTTTCTTACAAGATCAATGTCAGGGTTTGTTTTGATTGGTTTAATAAATGCAATCATAGGTTATCAACAGTAAATAATACCCACTGGCATGTAACTGGCATTGATGTAGTCGGACCCCtcgtttgatgtgaatgtattcAGCTTCACACGATTCCAGTCGTCTATGATATGAAGAAAAAAGTAAATTCAgaaaattaaagcaaaaatacacaaaatgatagaaaaatacagaaaattacaacaaaaatacacaaaatgatagaaaaatacagaaaattacaacaaaaatacacaaaatgatagaaaaatacagaaaattacaacaaaaatacacaaaatgacagaaaaatacagaaaattacaacaaaaatacacaaaatgatagaaaaatacagaaaattacaacaaaaatacacaaaatgatagaaaaatacagaaaattacaacaaaaatacacaaaatgactgccaaAACACACGGAatgaccacaaacacacacaaagacagaaaaatatgtaaaatgacaacaaaaacgcacaaaatcacCGAAGAATACGGAAAAAATGGCAATAGAAATGCTCATAATGACAAAATAGACTAAAGCGActcaaaatggacaaaattgaGTTAAACAATACTGCATCACATTATAACAACATATTTGTGTAGGAATAGGAAGTGTGGATTAACTCACAGGGCAGAACATTACTGAAGCGGTTCTTGTCTTTGTTCTCTGGTAACGTTGCAACCCTTTGTGTCTGTTCAGTGCCTACAGGACTCAGATTCTATGTGGAAGTGTTACAGTGTTTACGACAGATAATTAAATGAAACAAGTGAAGACATAATGGGTCATAAAATAGGAAGAAGTGGacgaggaagaagaagaatcaaaAACAATCAAGTGTTCCACTCACCTCATATTCCTCTCCGAAGCCTCTGTCCTCATCCAGACTCATGAGAGCGAAGTGATCTGGAAACTTTGTGATGGGTAtagctctttaaaaaaaaaagcaaaacaatcgCTGCCAATGATAGATTTCATATTCTCATAAGCATCATGACTGGTAACTTTAGATACATAAATAGTTGAAATTAggaatttgtcatttttgagtGAGCTGCAGCAGTTTGTCCCTTTaaaacagacataggcaactggcggcccgggagCCATAtgtggccctctgtctaattttatgtggcccccatagtaaatgtacaaaatgacagaaaaatacacaaaacaaaagcaagaatacattaaaaaacacagagtataattacaacattgcaggaaaatacagtaaaagacaagagaaaaacacagaaaatactccaaaaacacacaaaagtacacaaaaagacaagaaaaacattaaaaaaattactccacaaacccacagtactaacaaacaagcaaaacgacaacagaaatacataaaaattactccaaaaaatgcaaaatggcagcacaaatacacaatacaattccaaaaaacatgtattttacaggaaaaacacacaaaaggatgacagaaatgcacaaaattgataaaAGTTGTCTACGTCTGCTTTAAAACATGCTTCACCTTTAATATAAGAAATTTGATGATTAACCTAGCAGTATATTTTCcattttatgtctttattataacttatctattcatttttttttccttggtgAAAGCAATGATGACTCTGGGTatgaaatgatttattttaattttattaatatgcatttattttacgttttgtcttttgtttgatctatttgctctatctggttctgctggagatttattcccgttaaatttgagtttttttctccccactgtagctgatacATGTTCATGGGGAACTGTTGgcttttttcttaagaattgtaTATTTAGATAGGCTctacgagatgactattgtaatttgcactatataaataaagttgaattcaatTGAATTCAATCACTGGTGAGAGTcctcattttttaatatttatatttgtagcTGAATGGGagggttattttgtgtttaaatgaatatatgtataaaatataaataaaaatggaaatgtcAGTGACTGTACATGTATGTTAACATTTCTAAATTAAAAGAATattatagaatataaaatatatatacagatgACGATGAATCATACTCACTTGTCCTTTTTCTGAGATAGTTTGGAATCGCCAATAAATGGATTTTTCCTGCTTGAGAGAAAAATCATGAGTTAAACTGGTGTACTCACACTGTGGAAATATATCTTACTGTACTGTAACCTACTGACCTCATGAGGTTTGGCTTTTTCAGAAATATGAAGGCAGCAGCACAGACCAGGATAATAAATATCAGCACCGCCATCACTGAACCTGCGATGACTCcttcaaaaaaaattaaaccatCAAGCAAATGTGGATTGATCACTTTTAAATCTGTTATAATCAATTAAAAGTGCTTCAACCGCTGGTTCTCACCTCTGGGATCGGTCGAGCAGTCAAACACAAAGGCCCTCTCGCTCATCCTCTCCTCGTAACGTAAACTGACAGACACTCCATATGTTTGGGCCGGCTGAAATCCATTAATGATGGTATGGCGTTTATCATTCTCAGAAACGAGGACGTTTTCCCCCGTCACGTTCACTTCCACGTGAGTCCACAAACCATAAGGTGCATCCCAGACAACTCGGATAGAGTAACCTGATCCCCAGTAGTCGCAGTGAGCATTCACAATGGACGAAGGGGCTGAGGAAAACAATAATTGGATCTTGAGCAGAAAATACTACAATCTCGTTCATGTCAATAGAGTTCAACACACCAATTTCACTTTTAAAGAATACATTATCCACATTTTATCTtgtagtgtaaaaaaaaaaccaaataaataaaaactaaaaaaatgtctGGACTATTTGAACTAGTAGTTTTACAGCGAGACCATAAACCACTGCAGAATTGGTTGAAAATCACTGGTTTAGATTTTACGAGACAAACATTAAAGGGATCCACTGTTTGATCAAGTTTGGcttcttaaaatatttgtaatgttCTTGTTcaaagatctatgcctaacaaaattcattattttgcaccatattcattttattaacttttaaaaaaataggactaatttacagttttagagcctgttttgccatcttgaaatcacgtgattgatgatgtcacacggccccactgcctgtaaacttcccattgttttctattggagtgaaacattcagcctgatttttagatcatttagtagctttttaggtcatttagcagttttttttagatcaattaGCAgtttttttaggtcatttagttagcattttagatcatttagtagctttttcagtcaaaattacaacttgtgctgcttttgtttgccctaaataatcaggaaaattaaaatatgttgatgttaacctcttttgtttaccgaaagagaatGAAAACagctgtgacccgaaaaaacaTCTGTGACCGCAGAGGGCGACAGTTCTAAccctgtggtttggtagtagacaatgaagctgagaagagctctcctaagaggcctttactctcccttaaacagtgcacggCTAATGCTTTGAAGGTTGAAGTTAAGCGAATAATCAGACTGTTGAAGACGTTCCAACCTTGAGAATTGACATCCTTTTGGGAGGGGGTCCTTTGTTATTTTGACTagaaaagctgctaaatgctagttaaatgttctaaaatgctgctaaatgatctaaagtGCTAGCTAAATGTTCTAAaatgctgctaaatgatctaaagtGCTAGCTAAATGTTCTAAAAAGCAGTGTGAATGTTTCACTCgaataggaaacaatgggatgtttacaggcagtggggccgtgtgacatcatcaatcacattttcaaaatggaggaacacgaatatggtgcaaaataatgtgttttgttctgcatagatcttctaataagtacatttcaaaggttttaggccacttTTGTAAAAACCGTAGAGGATCTCTTTAACACACGAGACTCAGACGGATGTACTTACGGAGGAGTAGGCTGTGGTTGCACTGAGTTAAAGCTGTGTCCGATATATTACGATCCAGATACTCCAAAGTGATCTCATAGCTTGCACCTGGGTAGAGGTCAGTGAAGGACACGATTCTAATCTGTGTACTGTTGTGAGTTACTGTGCTATTA from Gouania willdenowi chromosome 19, fGouWil2.1, whole genome shotgun sequence includes the following:
- the LOC114481763 gene encoding putative nuclease HARBI1, whose protein sequence is MAFPLPLWLAVQDELLRCEEDSGSGSGSGPGSGPRSCFDSFDDEALFELVHLNRPCAAFITDAVRSHLQADKSPLSVESMVLVALNYYAHGVLSTTALQKVGLNKTECLTTVVSTVSEVIAAMADQFISFPMTDDARCRVASRTKDFCGIPNLLGILAPAHFKIRASPYEINAFRSFINCQGFTSVVSQIICDCDGNILSVEKCCAGRENELDMWEASLKQKEMEEGLHGSFRLIGGHSYYKSKHVLTPVLEPSSRGEYRFNAAHGKLHNVMLAAISEMKRRFECLMQLGFAHEGSLNKKSIIIKSCCVLHNIAKKFSVPSLPVAGEIFPQWTGKQYSLGEMNPEILKVRQEVIASNFSYCDSEWDRITTEEEEQ
- the LOC114481761 gene encoding receptor-type tyrosine-protein phosphatase H-like isoform X3; amino-acid sequence: MLEVVSVKNPSYGFLLCVCVSLLWGASNSSRDRLPPDNVSNVTIVTQTMNSITLEWNKVNNITTYTLRYEDNGDVKEDNITASSAEMSVKHVVSSLNAGRRYWFTIITEFENLSSTGFNFTAVTTPQNTKNVKAVTQNESSITLQWNKVNNITTYTLRYEDNGGVKEENITASSAEKSVKHVVSPLNAGRRYRFTIITEFENLSSTGFNFTAVTTPQNTENVSVLTQNESSITLQWNKVNNILTYTLRYEDNGDVKGDNITASSAEKSVKHVVSPLNAGRRYRFTIITKFEKLSSTGVNFTAVTVPLAVESITVSERSVNAVTLTWKHTNQAWAYNVLIDERHESVSTDTSSETVSHSVKGLQPGTKYTINVITTFSGFNSSPSPVVTVTAIDCSRVNWHINSTSIQGTVEGLFTSATATNSTVTHNSTQIRIVSFTDLYPGASYEITLEYLDRNISDTALTQCNHSLLLPPSSIVNAHCDYWGSGYSIRVVWDAPYGLWTHVEVNVTGENVLVSENDKRHTIINGFQPAQTYGVSVSLRYEERMSERAFVFDCSTDPRGVIAGSVMAVLIFIILVCAAAFIFLKKPNLMSRKNPFIGDSKLSQKKDKAIPITKFPDHFALMSLDEDRGFGEEYENLSPVGTEQTQRVATLPENKDKNRFSNVLPYDWNRVKLNTFTSNEGSDYINASYMPGYNSNREFIATQGPLPSTVNDFWRMIWEQRVKGIVMVTNCNERGKIKCEKYWPDRNQSLLYGEQLVTHRYEQQDINWTLREFSLKHKSTSEERTLKHFHFTVWPDHGVPQGTEILILFRELMRQHIEREATGTPTVVHCSAGVGRTGTIIALDVLLQQLQKERAVGINAFVHKMRLHRPHMVQTESQYVFLHQCIMDYLQPTQRSNEGIYENVDTIYVNATALKELR
- the LOC114481761 gene encoding receptor-type tyrosine-protein phosphatase H-like isoform X4; protein product: MLEVVSVKNPSYGFLLCVCVSLLWGASNSSRDRLPPDNVSNVTIVTQTMNSITLEWNKVNNITTYTLRYEDNGDVKEDNITASSAEMSVKHVVSSLNAGRRYWFTIITEFENLSSTGFNFTAVTTPQNTENVSVLTQNESSITLQWNKVNNILTYTLRYEDNGDVKGDNITASSAEKSVKHVVSPLNAGRRYRFTIITKFEKLSSTGVNFTAVTAPQNTKNVKAVTQNESSITLQWNKVNNITTYTLRYEDNGGVKEENITASSAEKSVKHVVSPLNAGRRYRFTIITEFENLSSTGFNFTAVTVPLAVESITVSERSVNAVTLTWKHTNQAWAYNVLIDERHESVSTDTSSETVSHSVKGLQPGTKYTINVITTFSGFNSSPSPVVTVTAIDCSRVNWHINSTSIQGTVEGLFTSATATNSTVTHNSTQIRIVSFTDLYPGASYEITLEYLDRNISDTALTQCNHSLLLPPSSIVNAHCDYWGSGYSIRVVWDAPYGLWTHVEVNVTGENVLVSENDKRHTIINGFQPAQTYGVSVSLRYEERMSERAFVFDCSTDPRGVIAGSVMAVLIFIILVCAAAFIFLKKPNLMSRKNPFIGDSKLSQKKDKAIPITKFPDHFALMSLDEDRGFGEEYENLSPVGTEQTQRVATLPENKDKNRFSNVLPYDWNRVKLNTFTSNEGSDYINASYMPGYNSNREFIATQGPLPSTVNDFWRMIWEQRVKGIVMVTNCNERGKIKCEKYWPDRNQSLLYGEQLVTHRYEQQDINWTLREFSLKHKSTSEERTLKHFHFTVWPDHGVPQGTEILILFRELMRQHIEREATGTPTVVHCSAGVGRTGTIIALDVLLQQLQKERAVGINAFVHKMRLHRPHMVQTESQYVFLHQCIMDYLQPTQRSNEGIYENVDTIYVNATALKELR